CGTCTGTTTTGGCTGATAAAGAGCTGGCCTCAAATGCCGATGATGACAGCGATAAGAAATCTGAAAGCAACTCCTCACCTGAAAAGGAATTTTATCCGCCCTTGCATCAAGTCCATAATATCCACTTTTTGGATAGCTATGTTGAGCATTATACGTTTTATAAAGTTGTTTATATAGCTAAGTATTACCAAAAAATAGCCATACCCCCTCCGGATGGCATCAGCATAAACGGCTAAACTTCTTAACCGCGGCGAGGTGCCGCACTTCATCTATTTTATAATCTATCTTTCAAAAAATGAAAACATTTAACCTTTCTTTACAAAGGGCGGCCATGGTATGTGCCGCCGCACTTTTACTGATCACTTCATCGTGCTCTAAGGATAACGATATTGACGATTCTACAGAGGGTTCTATATCTGGCCCCGATATGGCGGTATACGCCTTAACACCAAACAACACACTAGTAAGTTTTAATGCAAAAAATGCATCAGCAGCCACAAAAACAACCAGTATTACCGGTCTGCAAAATAATGAAACTATTTTAGGCATCGATTTTAGGCCGGCTACCGGCGAACTTTATGGAGTTGGTAGTACCAGCCGCATTTATGTAATTAATACGCAAAGTGGTGCGGCACGTGCTATTGGTACAGCCGCATTTACACCGGGTATAAACGGTGCTGCTGTTGGGTTTGATTTTAACCCGACGGTTGACAGGATTCGCCTGGTTACTTCAAGCGGGCAAAACCTGCGCCTGCACCCTGAAACCGGCGCGGTTGCTTTTACGGATGGTACGCTTAATGGCGCAGCCAACGCAAGCGTAACCGCCGCGGCGTATACCCAAAACAAAGCAGGCGCAACCACTACCGAACTTTTTGTAATAGATGTTGCTAACGATAAATTATACAAGCAAGACCCACCAAACGACGGTAAACTGGTTGAAGTAGGCAGCCTTGGTGTAAATGTGGAGCAAGCCGGTGGTTTTGATATTAGTGCGGATGGTAAAGCTGCGTTGGCTGCTTTAACCGTAGGAGGAAAAACCAGTTTGTACAGCATTAACATAACGACAGGCAGGGCTACCAAAATTCAGAACGATTTCGCAGGAGCGGTTACCGGCCTGGCCATACCTACTGAACCGGTTGCTTATGCTGTAAGCGAGGCCAACGAGCTGGTAATATTTAACCCGATGAACCCAAGCCCGGTTGCTAAAGCCATTACAGGCATAGCTGGTGGCGAGAATATTCTGGGTATCGATTTTCGTCCGGTAAATGGACAGTTGTACGCTTTGGGTAGTTCAAACAGGTTATATACTATCAATTTATCATCCGGAGCAGCGACAGTGGTGGGCACTGCACCGTTTACTACCTTACTTTCAGGCACACAGTTCGGGTTTGATTTTAATCCTACCGTTGACCGTATCCGTGTGGTAAGCAATACCGGCCAAAATTTGAGATTACATCCCGAAACAGGTGCTGTTGCTTTTGTTGATGGTCAGTTGTCTCCGGGCAGCCCATCAGTAACAGCCGCTGCGTATACCAACAACTTTGCAGGTGCAACGTCAACCGTGCTTTTTGATATCGACACACAAAACAATACTTTATATAAACAAGATCCACCAAATAATGGTACGTTAGTTAGCGTTGGCACATTAGGCGTAACTGCAACTGCTAACAGCGGCTTTGATATAGGCAGCACCAGCGGCACCGCTTATGCATTATTAAATGTTGGCGGCACCACCAAAGTTTACAGCATTAACCTTACTACCGGCGCTGCAACAGCAGGCGCAACGCTTACGGGTAACTATAAAGCATTTAGCTTAGGTTTAGGCTTTTAGATACTAAAAATCTCATAAAGAGAAACGCCGGGTAGTAATTTACTATCCGGCGTTTCTCTTTTAATGTATCCGTCATTGCGAGGTACGAAGCAATCTCTTCAAGCCAATCACATCAGAAAGTCTAAAGAGATTGCTTCGTACCTCGCAATGACGCTTTAGTATTAAAGTCCTCCCCTTTGGGGAGGATTATTCGCATATTATTCAATTTTTGATGGTGCTCATGAGGGCTTCGCCGTTAGGAGGGGTGAGGCTACTTCAATACCGTTTTCCAGCTTACCATATCACCGATGATCTTTTCTAACTGATCGGCGGCAACGCGTTCCTGTTGCATGGTATCGCGATAGCGTATAGTTACAGTGTTGTCTTCTAATGTCTGAGGGTCAACTGTGATACAGAAAGGTGTACCAATAGCATCCTGACGGCGGTAACGTTTACCAATGGCATCCTTCTCCTCGTATTGCACGTTGAAGTTAAGCTTTAGATTATTCATAATCTCACGAGCTTTTTCCGGTAATCCATCTTTTTTCATCAACGGGAATATTGCAGCCTTAACCGGTGCCAGTACAGGTGGCAGGCGCAGTACGGTACGGCTATCCTGTTTCTCGTCGGTGCTCAGGTCTTCTTCCTCGTAGGCGTTGATCAGCGTAAGCAAAAACATCCTGTCCAAACCTATTGAGGTTTCAATAACGTAAGGTATGTAGTTGCCAAAAGGTTTGCCTGTTGCCGGGTCTATCTCCGGATCAAAATACTGCATTTTTTTGCCGGAGTACTTTTGATGTTGGCTCAGGTCAAAGTCGGTACGGCTGTGTATACCTTCTACCTCTTTAAAGCCGAAAGGGAATTCGTATTCAATATCATAAGCGGCATCAGCGTAATGAGCTAATTTGGTATGCTCATGGTAACGGTATTTTTCAGCAGGCGTACCCAGGGCAAGGTGCCATTTAAGGCGCGCTTCTTTCCATTGGTTAAACCACTCTTTTTGCGTGCCCGGGCGTACAAAGAATTGCATCTCCATCTGCTCAAACTCACGCATACGGATGATGAACTGGCGCGCGATCACCTCGTTACGGAAAGCCTTACCAATTTGCGCGATACCGAAAGGTATCTTCATCCGGCCTGATTTCTGCACGTTCAGGTAATTCACAAATATACCTTGCGCGGTTTCGGGGCGCAGATAAATCGTGTCCGACTCATCAGCGATAGCGCCAACCTGCGTGCTGAACATCAGGTTGAACTGGCGGACGTCTGTCCAGTTACGGGTGCCGCTTACCGGGCAGGCAATTTCCTGCTCAATAATCAGCTCTTTAAGGCGGGGCAGGTCTTCAGCCTTTAAGGCATCATCCATCGCAGTTTGTAAAGCAGCAGCCTTGTCGGTTTTGCCTTCATTTTCGTATTTGGCAATACGGTCTTCCAGCAACTGATCGGCACGGTAGCGTTTCTTTGAATCCTTGTTATCGATCATCGGATCGCTAAAGCCGTCAACGTGTCCGCTGGCTTTCCAGGTAGTAGGGTGCATAAATATGGCGGCATCAATGCCCACAATATTTTCGTGCATTTGCACCATAGCTTTCCACCAGTAAGTTTTAATGTTGTTTTTTAACTCCGAGCCGTTTTGCCCATAGTCATAAACGGCGCTCAGGCCATCATATATTTCGCTCGACTGGAATACGAAACCGTACTCCTTAGCATGTGATATTACGTTCTTAAAAAGTTCGTCGGTTGCTTTACTCATAACAGGGCAAAGATACAATTTAAGGTGAAAGGCAAAAGGTATGGTTTCAATAGTTTACTACCGGTCCTGAATTTCTTTTGAGCGATCAAAAGAAACAAAAATCGCCGGCTACGTCCTGCCCGGTGAAAGCTTATGCTTTGGCAAGACCTGTGATGCTCCGGGCATTCCTGATGCCGGTAGGATAGGTTATTTACGGTTTGTGCGCATAGCTATAAAACGATAATAATACAAAGAAAGCGGGCATGGCCTGGCAGAAAACCGGGCCGGGAGTATGGCCTTGTGCGGCTGAAGGTTTTTTCTGCCTTGATGTTTGGTTACTTTCGCACCAAGGGAATTAACTGGGCCCTGCGCCCAAGAGCAGGCTGGCGATGATCACGAACAAGCATTCAATTAAAAATCGCTTTACTACCTATCCTGAATTTCTTTTGAGCGATCAAAAGAAATAAAAATCGCCGGCTACGTCTTGCCCGGTGAAAGTGTGTGCTTGGGCAAGACTTCTGCTACTCCGGGCATTACTGATGCCGGAAATTTAGGTGATTAACGGATTGTGCTTTTTAATTCCCTCTGCTTTGGAAAAAGGATCGGTGTGATGTTCGCTTTTAAGCTTTAACCTTTCTCCTTTAACCTTTCCCCTTAACTCGTATCTTTACCGCCATCATGAGTATACGGGTATCAGCACTTACCAAAGTTTACGGCGGCCAAAAGGCGGTTGACGGCATTTCGTTTTCGGCGGATAAGGGCGTACTGGGTTTTTTAGGCCCTAACGGCGCGGGCAAATCAACCACCATGAAGATACTTACCGGCTTTATACCGCAAACGTCAGGCACGGCCGAGGTTTGTGGGTTTGATGTAGCCAAACAATCGCTTGAAGTTAGGCGGCACATCGGCTACCTGCCAGAAAATAACCCGCTGTATCTGGACATGTATGTCAAGGAGTCGTTGGGTTTTATAGCTGGCATCCATAAAATAGCGTCACCGCAAAAACGGATTGATGAGGTAATTGAGCAAACCGGATTACGTGTTGAGCGACATAAAAAGATAGGGCAACTATCCAAAGGTTACCGCCAGCGTGTGGGCTTGGCGCAAGCTATACTGCATAACCCCGATGTGCTGATCCTGGACGAGCCTACAACCGGCCTTGACCCTAACCAGCTTATCGGCATCAGGCAGTTAATTACTGAACTGGGTAAAAGCAAAACCATCATCCTGTCAACCCATATCATGCAGGAGGTTGAGGCGGTTTGCAATAAGGTAATCATTATCAATAAAGGTAAAATAGTTGCTGATGATAATCTGCAAGCGTTAAAACAAAAAAACGGTACTTCTTCGCTCGAAGATGTATTTATTAAACTAACTAATGAAAATTTTTATAGCTGATTTTTAACGAGTTGTATTTTAATTGTAAACTTGGATGTAACCTTTTGCCCGGAGCAATGTCTATGTTGCTGAGTTAAAAATAATGGTTATTATAAAGTATCAGTGTGCCGGCCGGGGTTGCTTATTAAGAAAATCAGCAGACTTGATATTCAAAAATAATCCTACTTTTGACTCCGAAAAACAACTTAAATTTTACAACATTCAACTGCAATGAAAAAAACATTACTTGCGTTAGTAGTACTAACAGGAGCTGCATTCAGCTCATTCGCGCAAACCAGCAAACCTGTATCATTTGGTATTAAAGGTGGTTTAAACCTGGCAAAACTTTCAGCTTCAGGTGGTGAAGAAACTATCTCAAGCGGTACGTTAACCTCTTTCCATGCAGGTTTATTTGCTGATGTTGCCGTATCAGAAACATTCTCGGTTCAACCTGCTTTGTTATTCACTCAATTAGGTTCAAAAGAAACCGAAGGTGATGCATCTTACAAAACAACATTAAATTATTTACAATTACCCGTAAACGCGATCTATAGTGCTCCTACAGGTACCGGTAAATTTTTCATAGGTGCAGGTCCTTTTCTTGGCTACGGTTTATCTGGTAAAACTAAATTAAGCGGTGCCGGTGAAGCTAATATGAGCGAAGATATTGAGTTTGGCGATGGTGGCCTTAAAAGGCTCAACGTTGGTGTAGGTGCTTTGGCAGGTTACAAACTTGACGAAGGTTTATTATTAAATGTTGGGTATGATTTAGGTTTGAGCAGCATTATTGATGGAGATGCTGGTTCAATAAAAACCCGTGCTTTTACTATATCAGTTGGTTACGCCTTCTAAGCAAAGCACTACTTCTATAGCATAAAAAGCTCCGCAGATAATTCTGCGGAGCTTTTTTGTTTGGCTTTTATCTAATCGGCATTAAAATAAATTAATTGTAATTTCGGCCATTAAGCAATTACAGCGTGTACCCGGTTTTTAAAAAAGAAATATCCGCCTATTTAAGTTCACTCGTAGCCTACATCACCATCGGCGTTTTTTTGCTGGTGATGGGCTTGTTTTTATGGGTATTCCCTGATTCGAGCATCCTGGAGTACGGCTATGCCAGTTTAGAAAGCCTTTTTAATATCGCGCCCTTTCTGTTCATGTTCCTGATCCCGGCCATCACCATGCGTTCGCTGGCTGAGGAGCGCCGCGAAGGAACTTTTGAGCTGTTGCTCACCCGTCCGCTAACCCATCTGCAAATAGTACTGGGCAAGTATCTGGCCTGTTTGCTGCTGGTGCTGTTCGCCTTGTTGCCCACGCTGGTTTATTATTATTCGGTATATGCACTTGGCGCTACCGAAGGTAATATTGATACCGGTGCCGTTATCGGCTCTTACATCGGCTTGTTTTTATTAGGTGGGGTGTTTGTTGCTATCGGCCTGTTCGCCTCATCTATCAGCAAAAACCAGATAATTGCCTTTACCATAGCCGTTTTTTTGAGCTATTTCTTTTTTTCCGGATTTGATTCTTTGAGCCGGCTGCTATCCCTGCAAAATGCAGATATACAAAGCCTGGGTATTTTAGAGCATTATGAGTCGGTTAGCCGGGGCGTGTTAGATACGCGCGACCTGGCGTACTTTATAATTTTAGCTGCTTTATTTACTGCGCTTACTGTTTTTGTACTTGCCCGGCACCAGCAAAAGGCTTTGACAGGTAAAACGGTGGTATTTGTTTTAGTTGAATTGCTTGCTATCGGCATACTATCAAACGTAGCCTTTACACGTTTTGATTTTACTAAGGAGAAGCGTTTCACCCTGTCGCCGGTTAGCGAGAATTTGATGGATAGCCTGGCTACGCCGGTTAAGGTCATCGTATTTTTAGAGGGCGATAACTTTCCGGGCGGGTTTAAGCGTTTGCAACGCGCTACCCGCGATATGCTGAGCGACCTGCAATCCTATAGCCACGGCAAACTGGAATTTGATTTTGTTGATCCTTTAGCGGGGTTAAGTACCGAAGAGCAAAACACGGCGATCACCGGTTTTCAGGATAGGGGCATTGAGCCAACAAACCTGAGCGTAAAAACGGATGATGGCCTGTCGCAAAAAATGATATTCCCGGCGGCAATGGTGTCAGCAGGTGGAAAGGAAATACCCGTTAAGCTACTGCAAACACGCATCGGCCTCTCGCCGGATGAAGTGTTAAACAATTCTATTCAGAATTTGGAGTACGCCTTTACCTCGGCCATAAAAAAAGCAACCAGCGGCGGCAAACCGCGCGTTGGTTTTACCGAGGGGCACAACGAATTAAATAACATTCAGCTGAATGATGCGCTGCGGTCTTTATCTGACGGATTTTTGGTAGGCAGGGTTGATTTGAAAAGCATCCCGTTTGACAGCCTGAAGAAGCTAAGCCTGCTGGTTATACCAAAACCTGATGCGCCATTTACCGAAGCCGAAAAATTTAAGCTCGACCAGTACATTATGGATGGCGGGCGTGTGCTATGGGCGATAGACCAGGTAAGCGCCGAACTGGACAGCCTGCGTGGCAAGGGCGGCGAGCAACTGGCTTTCCCTAAAAAGCTGAACCTGGACGATCAGCTATTCCGCTACGGCATCCGCATCAATGCCGACCTGGTGGCCGATATGAGCTGCTCGCAAATACCCGTAGCGGCAGGCAATGTAGGCGGACAGGCGCAGATACAATTGGCCCCATGGCTGTTTTACCCGGTGTTCATCCCGCAATCAAAGCATCCGGTGGTAAAAAATGTGGACGGCATCAGTGGTCAGTTTGCCAATAGCATTGATACTGTCGCGGTAAAAAATATAAACAAAACCATACTGCTTACCACATCACCATACGCCAAAAAACTTACTACGCCGCACATGCTATCGTTGCAGGCACTGGAGCAGGAGCCCGACCCTAAGGAGTTCTACAGCGAACCAAAAATTACCGGTTTGCTGTTGGAAGGCAGGTTTGCTTCAAGCTTTCGTAACCGGCCGGTGCCTGATGGGGCGGAACATTTTGCCGTGCTGCCTGAAAGCAAACCCACCAAAATGATGTTATTTAGCGATGGCGATCTGTTTAAGAACCAGGTGGCTACTGACGGCTCGCCGTATCCGTTGGGGTATGACCATTATACCCGTCAAACCTACGGCAACAAAAACCTGCTGCTAAACGCGGTTGACTACCTGACGGACGACTCTGGCCTTATAGAACTGCGTGGTAAGGAGATACAGCTGCGCCTGCTAAACCGTGCGCTGGTACGGGGAAAAAAAACGTACTGGCAGGTGATAAATATGGGCATCCCGTTGTTAATAGTGTTAATATGTGCTATTTTTCAACATTATGTTCGCAGAGTGAAGTATGCGCGCTAAATTTTATACTTTTGATTGACTAAGATTTAAGTAAAATATATGCGATTTATCGTTTCTACATCAACATTGCTAAAGCAGCTACAGGCTGTTAGCGGTGCTTTGAGCAATAGCACGGTTTTGCCCATTCTGGAGAACTTTTTGTTCGAGATAAAGGATGGTAATTTAACCATATCGGCAACCGACCTGCAAACCAGCATGACTACGTCGCTGGCGGTTGAAGCCAAAGAGAATGGCCGTATTGCCATCCCTTCGCGTATATTGCTCGATACCCTGAAATCATTGCCTGAGCAACCTGTAGCCTTCTCGGTTGATGATACCACATTTGCGATTGAAATAAGTGCAGGCGACGGTAAATATAAACTGAGCGGCGAAAACGGCGAGGACTTCCCGAAGATTCCGGTTGTTGAAAATGCGTCATCAGTTAACCTGCCTGCATCGGTACTGGCCGAAGCCATCAACAAAACCATATTCGCGGTAAGTAATGATGAGTTGCGCCCGGCCATGACAGGCGTATTTTGCCAGTTATCGCCGCAGCACCTCACCTTTGTAGCTACTGATGCACATAAGCTGGTACGCTACCGTCGTAAGGACGCTCATGCAGCCAGCGCGACATCGTTCATCCTGCCTAAAAAGGCGTTAACGTTGTTGAAGTCTGCTTTGCCTGCTGAAGATATCAACGTATCGGTTGAATATAACAACACCAGTGCCTTTTTTAAATTCGGCAGCATTAACCTGGTTTGCCGTTTAATTGATGAGCGTTATCCTGATTACGAAGCGGTAATACCGTTAAATAATCCAAATAAATTGAATATTGACCGTTTGGCATTCTTGGGCTCACTTAACCGTGTGGCTATCTATGCCAACAAAACCACCCACCAGGTAAGGCTGAAGATCAACGGTAGTGAGTTGCACATCTCGTCAGAAGATATTGATTTTGCCAACGAGGCACACGAGCGTTTAAGCTGCCAGTACGAGGGTGAGGATATTGAAATAGGTTTTAACGCACGCTTTTTAATTGAGATGCTTAAAAACCTGAGCAGCGAAGAGGTTGTGCTTGAAATGTCGACCCCTAACCGCGCCGGATTATTGTTACCACAAGGCGGAGATGAGAATGAAGATGTGCTGATGCTGGTAATGCCGGTTATGCTTAACAGTTACGCTTAAGTTGTAAACTTAAATTATAATCCAACTAAAAGCCGGGCACTTGTGACCGGCTTTTTTTAAATACCAGGCCATGCGCAAAACATCTGGCGTTATTTTGATTGTATTAAGCTGTTTAATATTTGTATTCGCTATCGCGGATAGGATATCCTATCAAAAATTTAGCGGCGAATTGGGCAGTGGTGTAACAATGGGTTTCATGATGGATTTGAAAGGATTGTTATTATTTGCTGTAATGTTAATATTGGCAGTGTTCCTGTTTATGAGGGGTAAAAAATTGCTTTCCGATCCTCGTTAAATTTCTCCGAATAAGCAATCACAATCTTTTTGCCAACACATATAACAAACATCACAAACATCAGTTATATATTAGCGCCATGAAATTGAGGGTTTCTGTAATTGTTTTAGCTGTTGCTGCTTTGCTGGCCTCGTGCCAAAAGGACGATGTTGCGCCTTCGGTGCCGCCATCAGCCGCTATTAATGTTGTAAACGTTAGCGCGGGCGCTTTTAACTTTTTTATGAACGGTACACGGCTCAACAATACCTCAACCATTTACCCCGACGGCATATCCGGTTATTTAGAGGTTTATTCGGGGCAACAGAATTATCAGTTTAAAAATGACAGGTCGCCTGACGTTGCTTTCACCCTGCCGCTCTCGCTCGACTCTGCCGCGAGCTACACGATCTTTGCCGCCGCGCTTGATACCGCTAACATCATCCTGGTTAATGATGATATAAATATTGAACCTGACACTGCAGTATTTATACGTTTCGTAAATGCATCACCCAAAGTGAATAACATTACCGTATTACTAAATGATACCGCCAGGGTTACTAATGCTGCTTATCGCTCGGTATCTGATTTAATCAGAGTACAGCCCGGAATAAAGAAGTTATCCATAGCCAACACTAACATTAGTGATAGTGTTACGTTTACGCGCGGTAACGCGTATACCATATACAGCAAAGGCGACCCGGCTATAACGGGCGACGGTGGTTTTGGCCTGAGGATTATTCAGAATTAATCGGCAGTAGCAATGAACAACAATAAAAGTAATTTTTTATCAACCCTTACGCTGCTTATAGCGGGTATTATGCTCTTTTCGGCAATCTCATCCTGCTCAAAAAATGGCAATATCAACCCATCCGAAGCTAAGATTGAATACCAGGTAATTAACCTGAGTTACGATGCGCTGCCGGTTTATTTATATGTTAACCTGTTGCGTCAGAATGGTAATAACACTTACAGGTACCCAACGCCATCTGGGTATTTTGGGCTGAATACCATTGATACTCCCTTTCAAATACGTTCGGCATCTACAGGTAATGTAGTTAACTTACTTAAAATAGATAGTACCAACCTTAAACGTGAAACTAAGTATTCGCTATTTATAACCGGGTCGCGTGCGCAAAATACCCTGGGCTATTTGTTTACGGTTGATACCAGCACCACACCTCGCGTTGGCCGTGGTAAAATACGCTTTGTAAACGCGGCACCCGAAGTAACCGGCGCCAGCCAGGGGCTGATACTAACAGCAAATGAAACAGTTGCCTTTCCCCAGCAAAAATTTAACTCTGTAAGTCAATTCATAGAACTACCGGCAGGTATTTATGATTTTAAGATAAAGCCATTTGGCGCTGCCGACCGCA
This genomic interval from Mucilaginibacter defluvii contains the following:
- a CDS encoding DUF4394 domain-containing protein, which translates into the protein MKTFNLSLQRAAMVCAAALLLITSSCSKDNDIDDSTEGSISGPDMAVYALTPNNTLVSFNAKNASAATKTTSITGLQNNETILGIDFRPATGELYGVGSTSRIYVINTQSGAARAIGTAAFTPGINGAAVGFDFNPTVDRIRLVTSSGQNLRLHPETGAVAFTDGTLNGAANASVTAAAYTQNKAGATTTELFVIDVANDKLYKQDPPNDGKLVEVGSLGVNVEQAGGFDISADGKAALAALTVGGKTSLYSINITTGRATKIQNDFAGAVTGLAIPTEPVAYAVSEANELVIFNPMNPSPVAKAITGIAGGENILGIDFRPVNGQLYALGSSNRLYTINLSSGAATVVGTAPFTTLLSGTQFGFDFNPTVDRIRVVSNTGQNLRLHPETGAVAFVDGQLSPGSPSVTAAAYTNNFAGATSTVLFDIDTQNNTLYKQDPPNNGTLVSVGTLGVTATANSGFDIGSTSGTAYALLNVGGTTKVYSINLTTGAATAGATLTGNYKAFSLGLGF
- a CDS encoding glycine--tRNA ligase, whose amino-acid sequence is MSKATDELFKNVISHAKEYGFVFQSSEIYDGLSAVYDYGQNGSELKNNIKTYWWKAMVQMHENIVGIDAAIFMHPTTWKASGHVDGFSDPMIDNKDSKKRYRADQLLEDRIAKYENEGKTDKAAALQTAMDDALKAEDLPRLKELIIEQEIACPVSGTRNWTDVRQFNLMFSTQVGAIADESDTIYLRPETAQGIFVNYLNVQKSGRMKIPFGIAQIGKAFRNEVIARQFIIRMREFEQMEMQFFVRPGTQKEWFNQWKEARLKWHLALGTPAEKYRYHEHTKLAHYADAAYDIEYEFPFGFKEVEGIHSRTDFDLSQHQKYSGKKMQYFDPEIDPATGKPFGNYIPYVIETSIGLDRMFLLTLINAYEEEDLSTDEKQDSRTVLRLPPVLAPVKAAIFPLMKKDGLPEKAREIMNNLKLNFNVQYEEKDAIGKRYRRQDAIGTPFCITVDPQTLEDNTVTIRYRDTMQQERVAADQLEKIIGDMVSWKTVLK
- a CDS encoding ATP-binding cassette domain-containing protein, with the translated sequence MSIRVSALTKVYGGQKAVDGISFSADKGVLGFLGPNGAGKSTTMKILTGFIPQTSGTAEVCGFDVAKQSLEVRRHIGYLPENNPLYLDMYVKESLGFIAGIHKIASPQKRIDEVIEQTGLRVERHKKIGQLSKGYRQRVGLAQAILHNPDVLILDEPTTGLDPNQLIGIRQLITELGKSKTIILSTHIMQEVEAVCNKVIIINKGKIVADDNLQALKQKNGTSSLEDVFIKLTNENFYS
- a CDS encoding porin family protein; the encoded protein is MKKTLLALVVLTGAAFSSFAQTSKPVSFGIKGGLNLAKLSASGGEETISSGTLTSFHAGLFADVAVSETFSVQPALLFTQLGSKETEGDASYKTTLNYLQLPVNAIYSAPTGTGKFFIGAGPFLGYGLSGKTKLSGAGEANMSEDIEFGDGGLKRLNVGVGALAGYKLDEGLLLNVGYDLGLSSIIDGDAGSIKTRAFTISVGYAF
- the gldG gene encoding gliding motility-associated ABC transporter substrate-binding protein GldG produces the protein MYPVFKKEISAYLSSLVAYITIGVFLLVMGLFLWVFPDSSILEYGYASLESLFNIAPFLFMFLIPAITMRSLAEERREGTFELLLTRPLTHLQIVLGKYLACLLLVLFALLPTLVYYYSVYALGATEGNIDTGAVIGSYIGLFLLGGVFVAIGLFASSISKNQIIAFTIAVFLSYFFFSGFDSLSRLLSLQNADIQSLGILEHYESVSRGVLDTRDLAYFIILAALFTALTVFVLARHQQKALTGKTVVFVLVELLAIGILSNVAFTRFDFTKEKRFTLSPVSENLMDSLATPVKVIVFLEGDNFPGGFKRLQRATRDMLSDLQSYSHGKLEFDFVDPLAGLSTEEQNTAITGFQDRGIEPTNLSVKTDDGLSQKMIFPAAMVSAGGKEIPVKLLQTRIGLSPDEVLNNSIQNLEYAFTSAIKKATSGGKPRVGFTEGHNELNNIQLNDALRSLSDGFLVGRVDLKSIPFDSLKKLSLLVIPKPDAPFTEAEKFKLDQYIMDGGRVLWAIDQVSAELDSLRGKGGEQLAFPKKLNLDDQLFRYGIRINADLVADMSCSQIPVAAGNVGGQAQIQLAPWLFYPVFIPQSKHPVVKNVDGISGQFANSIDTVAVKNINKTILLTTSPYAKKLTTPHMLSLQALEQEPDPKEFYSEPKITGLLLEGRFASSFRNRPVPDGAEHFAVLPESKPTKMMLFSDGDLFKNQVATDGSPYPLGYDHYTRQTYGNKNLLLNAVDYLTDDSGLIELRGKEIQLRLLNRALVRGKKTYWQVINMGIPLLIVLICAIFQHYVRRVKYAR
- the dnaN gene encoding DNA polymerase III subunit beta is translated as MRFIVSTSTLLKQLQAVSGALSNSTVLPILENFLFEIKDGNLTISATDLQTSMTTSLAVEAKENGRIAIPSRILLDTLKSLPEQPVAFSVDDTTFAIEISAGDGKYKLSGENGEDFPKIPVVENASSVNLPASVLAEAINKTIFAVSNDELRPAMTGVFCQLSPQHLTFVATDAHKLVRYRRKDAHAASATSFILPKKALTLLKSALPAEDINVSVEYNNTSAFFKFGSINLVCRLIDERYPDYEAVIPLNNPNKLNIDRLAFLGSLNRVAIYANKTTHQVRLKINGSELHISSEDIDFANEAHERLSCQYEGEDIEIGFNARFLIEMLKNLSSEEVVLEMSTPNRAGLLLPQGGDENEDVLMLVMPVMLNSYA
- a CDS encoding DUF4397 domain-containing protein, whose amino-acid sequence is MKLRVSVIVLAVAALLASCQKDDVAPSVPPSAAINVVNVSAGAFNFFMNGTRLNNTSTIYPDGISGYLEVYSGQQNYQFKNDRSPDVAFTLPLSLDSAASYTIFAAALDTANIILVNDDINIEPDTAVFIRFVNASPKVNNITVLLNDTARVTNAAYRSVSDLIRVQPGIKKLSIANTNISDSVTFTRGNAYTIYSKGDPAITGDGGFGLRIIQN
- a CDS encoding DUF4397 domain-containing protein: MNNNKSNFLSTLTLLIAGIMLFSAISSCSKNGNINPSEAKIEYQVINLSYDALPVYLYVNLLRQNGNNTYRYPTPSGYFGLNTIDTPFQIRSASTGNVVNLLKIDSTNLKRETKYSLFITGSRAQNTLGYLFTVDTSTTPRVGRGKIRFVNAAPEVTGASQGLILTANETVAFPQQKFNSVSQFIELPAGIYDFKIKPFGAADRTLEEIENTTIQDGRLYTIYAYGRAFVAASDSTAFGAGILTNR